A single Bosea sp. PAMC 26642 DNA region contains:
- a CDS encoding PD-(D/E)XK motif protein gives MSSLVAEIQSRWTSLRGREALGAEALEVSNLSVGTGHGPAALALDPLGHVQLLLPVAPGERRPAMDVPPALEISATSLTEGESRRAYIVVTCLEPALDRGFADLVEAVLTRISAGAPAKEALATSLSDLAALFARVSVGSVDDGVIRGLVAELIVLRRLAARHTGAPALWFGPIPERHDFRGGHHAIEVKSVSRKTGRVIISSVDQLDPPVGGTLQLWRVALERTQGGTASVARLVSDIEALTGPSRELRRGLAALGCSDPQETEWNRLSFNCEAIDAWAVEPGFPRIVPSIFPDGVLPAGIHSLTYELDPAVAASFQANETAMTDAETRLLAALT, from the coding sequence GTGTCTAGCCTCGTTGCAGAGATCCAGTCGCGCTGGACCTCATTACGGGGACGCGAGGCGCTTGGCGCAGAAGCGCTTGAGGTTAGCAATCTAAGCGTGGGCACAGGTCATGGCCCCGCGGCCCTCGCACTAGATCCGCTGGGACATGTACAGCTGTTGTTACCGGTCGCCCCCGGCGAACGTCGTCCCGCCATGGACGTTCCGCCGGCGCTGGAGATTTCTGCCACCTCACTTACAGAGGGCGAAAGCCGCCGCGCCTATATAGTCGTGACGTGTCTCGAACCCGCCCTAGACAGGGGGTTCGCTGATCTAGTGGAGGCCGTGTTAACGCGCATAAGCGCGGGGGCACCAGCGAAGGAAGCTTTGGCCACATCCCTCTCGGATCTAGCTGCCCTGTTCGCCCGTGTTTCGGTGGGCAGTGTCGATGACGGTGTGATCCGAGGATTGGTGGCAGAGCTCATCGTACTACGCCGCCTCGCAGCGCGTCACACTGGCGCTCCCGCGCTTTGGTTTGGCCCGATCCCCGAACGTCATGACTTCCGCGGAGGGCATCACGCAATCGAGGTAAAATCAGTGAGCCGGAAGACCGGGCGGGTTATTATCTCATCGGTCGATCAACTGGACCCCCCCGTGGGCGGCACGCTGCAGCTTTGGAGGGTAGCGCTTGAGCGTACCCAAGGTGGAACCGCAAGCGTGGCCCGCCTCGTGAGCGACATCGAAGCTCTAACGGGTCCATCCCGAGAGCTGCGCCGAGGGCTTGCAGCGCTTGGCTGTTCCGATCCGCAGGAAACGGAATGGAACAGACTGTCCTTCAACTGCGAAGCGATTGACGCATGGGCCGTGGAGCCAGGCTTTCCGAGGATCGTGCCGTCCATATTCCCTGATGGCGTCCTACCGGCTGGCATCCACTCGCTCACTTACGAGCTCGATCCCGCGGTCGCCGCTTCATTCCAAGCTAATGAGACC
- a CDS encoding Z1 domain-containing protein, with the protein MPSPQALKFLTLIRGALPGSGDVDAAALVVRSSLENVLPPDASAWADLEEATQLLRQEFRITILRRNSILRERAEWYKGPLPGDHHWPALKTYLTGPKGWDGAAVDAIDEASNEVVSLLENPTQQTFSSRGLVVGYVQSGKTANMAAVISKAVDRGYSLILVLAGLTDKLRQQTQRRMEADIVNRHSNLWQKLTTTNIKGEFHTPAQGHLIGMKERAQIAVMKKNVAPLQRLLDVIEKTPASDMRRLKVLLIDDECDQATVNSASREMDMSAINEKIRLILKALPSVSYVGYTATPFANVLINPYADQSGTLDDLYPRDFITALPLPDSYFGTQKLFGRTPADPADPQPDEEGLDVIREVTSKDEAKLQAPNQKAQTGFVVQMTPSLQEAILYFIASCAARRSRGQAQEHMTMLVHTSSAIIMHEKVAATIEEWLTANSKSLIAGDGPMWAELEKTWNTERVRAPVTATPETFAQISGFVADVIQALHVPVENGASDDRIDYTASPMTYIVVGGSILARGLTLEGLCVSYFLRTSSQYDTLLQMGRWFGYRHGYEDLPRLWMPEIMRVRFQSLAAIEAEIREDIGNYSRRPTVTPMDFAVRIRNIPGMAIVARSKMRHARRSSIGYWGRHLQTIRFARKDRALLEANWNAASQLINAAQAEGIKDETRLIFRDVPRTAVIRFFREYTIHHTHQDLDKGLLLQFLEQDHPALLKWNVGIVTTDSGTSEMDLGSLGKVHMVRRSRLRGVDDLADIKALMSRADISLDTSAAPSDGDWEELKKARRDELGERPLLLLYPIDRTSSARCGSASRVALDAAADILGVGLVIPLSKDHGGDFVSVELAPPSPEELEAMEQEDMDAMVAAGLEELVSV; encoded by the coding sequence TTGCCGTCCCCTCAAGCCCTGAAGTTTTTGACGCTCATTAGAGGCGCCCTACCCGGCTCAGGTGATGTCGACGCGGCCGCACTCGTCGTACGCAGTAGTCTAGAAAATGTTCTGCCACCTGATGCCTCTGCTTGGGCCGACCTTGAGGAGGCGACACAACTCCTGCGACAGGAGTTCCGCATCACCATCCTGCGCCGCAACTCCATCCTGCGGGAGCGAGCAGAATGGTACAAAGGCCCGCTGCCAGGTGACCATCATTGGCCAGCGTTGAAGACCTACCTCACTGGGCCCAAAGGCTGGGACGGCGCCGCCGTAGATGCCATCGATGAGGCGTCAAACGAGGTGGTGTCGCTGCTTGAGAACCCGACTCAGCAGACCTTCTCATCGCGCGGGCTGGTCGTGGGATATGTCCAGTCGGGCAAAACCGCCAACATGGCGGCTGTGATCTCGAAGGCCGTCGATCGCGGCTACAGCCTGATCCTCGTACTTGCGGGCCTCACTGACAAGCTGCGCCAGCAGACCCAGCGGCGGATGGAAGCTGATATCGTAAACCGTCATTCGAACCTTTGGCAGAAGCTCACCACTACCAACATTAAAGGGGAGTTTCACACGCCGGCCCAAGGCCATTTGATTGGGATGAAAGAACGTGCCCAGATCGCCGTGATGAAAAAAAACGTTGCGCCGCTTCAACGTCTTCTCGACGTGATCGAGAAGACGCCAGCGTCAGACATGCGCCGCCTCAAGGTGCTTTTGATTGACGACGAATGCGATCAGGCGACGGTAAACTCGGCCTCCCGCGAGATGGACATGTCCGCGATCAATGAGAAGATACGGCTTATCCTTAAGGCACTGCCGTCAGTCTCATATGTTGGCTACACCGCCACACCCTTCGCTAACGTGCTGATCAATCCCTACGCGGACCAATCAGGAACCTTGGACGATTTGTATCCGAGGGATTTTATCACGGCCTTGCCGCTCCCCGACAGCTACTTTGGCACACAAAAACTGTTCGGTCGCACGCCGGCGGACCCGGCTGACCCACAGCCGGACGAAGAAGGCCTGGATGTCATCCGCGAGGTGACCTCGAAGGATGAAGCCAAGCTCCAAGCACCGAACCAGAAAGCTCAAACAGGTTTTGTGGTGCAAATGACTCCGAGCCTTCAAGAGGCCATCCTCTACTTCATCGCATCATGCGCCGCGCGTCGTTCGCGCGGACAGGCTCAAGAACACATGACGATGCTGGTTCACACCTCGTCCGCCATCATCATGCACGAGAAGGTCGCAGCGACGATCGAAGAATGGCTTACGGCTAACTCAAAATCCCTCATCGCCGGCGATGGCCCGATGTGGGCCGAGTTGGAGAAGACTTGGAATACCGAGCGCGTCCGTGCACCGGTCACCGCAACCCCCGAGACATTTGCCCAGATTAGCGGGTTCGTGGCCGATGTGATCCAAGCTTTGCACGTGCCCGTTGAAAACGGCGCCAGCGACGACCGCATCGACTATACAGCCTCTCCCATGACGTACATTGTTGTAGGCGGCAGTATCCTCGCTCGCGGCCTGACCCTCGAAGGGCTCTGCGTCAGCTACTTCCTCCGAACCTCCAGCCAGTATGACACCCTGCTTCAGATGGGCCGCTGGTTCGGATATCGTCATGGCTACGAGGATCTGCCGCGGCTTTGGATGCCGGAGATCATGCGGGTGCGGTTCCAGTCGCTGGCGGCGATAGAAGCAGAGATCCGCGAGGATATCGGAAACTATAGCCGAAGGCCGACGGTAACGCCTATGGATTTCGCCGTCCGTATCCGTAACATCCCGGGTATGGCGATTGTTGCTCGAAGCAAGATGCGGCATGCCCGGCGGTCCAGCATCGGCTACTGGGGACGCCATCTGCAGACGATACGCTTCGCTCGCAAAGACCGGGCACTTCTTGAAGCGAATTGGAATGCGGCCAGCCAGCTCATCAACGCCGCCCAAGCGGAAGGAATTAAAGATGAGACCCGCCTAATATTCCGCGATGTGCCCCGTACTGCTGTTATCCGTTTTTTTAGAGAATATACGATTCATCACACGCATCAAGACTTGGACAAAGGGCTTCTATTGCAGTTTCTGGAACAAGATCATCCCGCGTTATTGAAATGGAATGTAGGGATTGTCACAACGGACAGTGGAACCTCTGAGATGGACCTTGGATCTCTCGGAAAGGTCCATATGGTACGACGCTCGCGCCTTCGCGGGGTCGATGACCTTGCGGACATCAAGGCACTGATGTCGCGAGCTGATATCTCTCTTGACACTTCGGCAGCCCCCAGCGATGGCGACTGGGAAGAGCTCAAGAAGGCACGTCGCGATGAGCTGGGCGAGCGCCCGCTCCTGCTGCTTTATCCCATCGACCGCACGTCGTCGGCACGCTGTGGCAGTGCGTCGCGCGTCGCGCTCGACGCCGCAGCCGACATACTCGGGGTCGGTCTGGTTATACCGCTTTCGAAAGATCATGGTGGAGACTTTGTTAGCGTCGAACTCGCGCCGCCATCACCCGAGGAACTCGAAGCGATGGAGCAGGAAGATATGGACGCGATGGTAGCCGCGGGCTTGGAGGAACTGGTCAGTGTCTAG
- a CDS encoding HNH endonuclease, producing the protein MKVEELFELSKGKRISKGTLFDLIQYSKQPGSEHWSGTYGRIGNTPQQGINWIGLPPHVRGVIIKTSLGLYAHDGWSDDDHVSYRYSFKARKSVINHGELANRVLIDQPLGLYPLLLFTDVGSEWQFEGRFDVSEVADSHVVLRHQSPVSDQSPESTSIVWREGHKRYVTHLLTERSGSLVAWLKRVMSPACDVCCDNPGERYGVAVIEAHHTTPLSTSLGDHEVTPDDIALVCPNCHRAVHACMRQGMASYDAIREHLRERLSLSGWSSTVQDGRPPTESQKRRSSSLKSDE; encoded by the coding sequence ATGAAGGTCGAGGAACTGTTCGAGCTTTCGAAGGGCAAAAGGATTTCTAAGGGAACGCTGTTCGATCTCATCCAGTATTCGAAACAGCCAGGCTCAGAGCATTGGAGTGGCACTTATGGTCGGATCGGGAACACACCGCAGCAAGGCATCAACTGGATTGGACTTCCGCCTCACGTCAGGGGTGTGATCATTAAGACCAGTCTAGGCTTGTATGCGCATGACGGATGGTCTGACGACGACCACGTTAGCTATCGTTATTCCTTCAAAGCCAGAAAGTCCGTGATCAACCATGGCGAACTCGCAAACCGAGTCCTCATCGACCAGCCGCTGGGGCTCTACCCGCTCTTGCTCTTTACTGATGTTGGATCAGAATGGCAGTTCGAAGGTCGTTTCGACGTCTCCGAGGTTGCAGATAGCCATGTTGTGCTGCGTCACCAATCGCCGGTCTCTGATCAAAGCCCGGAGTCCACGAGTATTGTATGGCGCGAAGGACATAAACGATATGTCACGCACCTCCTAACCGAACGCAGCGGGTCGTTAGTTGCTTGGCTTAAACGCGTTATGTCGCCCGCTTGCGACGTTTGCTGTGACAATCCAGGGGAGCGCTATGGGGTGGCCGTGATAGAGGCGCACCATACGACGCCGCTTTCTACCTCGCTGGGTGACCACGAGGTGACCCCAGATGACATCGCCCTAGTCTGCCCGAACTGCCATCGGGCGGTCCACGCATGTATGCGCCAAGGAATGGCCTCGTACGATGCTATCCGCGAGCATCTTCGCGAGCGTCTTTCGCTCTCGGGCTGGTCGTCAACGGTGCAAGACGGACGGCCTCCGACGGAAAGCCAAAAGCGGCGCTCGTCGTCTCTAAAATCCGACGAATGA
- a CDS encoding ATP-dependent Clp protease proteolytic subunit translates to MIEQLQTTIRFIALKAISILLVLVICATASHADSGWIMGKNWKYIYQYGEINEDTVDNMERGLYLAERAGTKVDTIYLKSPGGSVRAAYQIIEMINKNNIRVVVRSMNECHSACFLIFAGSKRRFAEPSAKLGVHWASVNGDWKPGVSATGKMIEEFMRWGVPESVVDKLIFTGEEIKLLNRFEIRLMSNDASRHHFDN, encoded by the coding sequence ATGATCGAACAGTTACAAACAACAATTAGGTTCATTGCTTTAAAGGCAATATCGATTCTTCTAGTTTTGGTTATATGCGCTACCGCCTCCCATGCTGATTCAGGTTGGATTATGGGAAAAAACTGGAAATATATCTATCAATATGGTGAAATAAACGAAGACACTGTCGATAATATGGAGCGCGGACTCTATCTCGCAGAACGTGCCGGTACCAAAGTTGATACTATTTATTTGAAATCGCCGGGCGGAAGTGTTCGTGCAGCATATCAAATAATAGAAATGATAAACAAAAACAACATTCGTGTTGTTGTTAGATCAATGAACGAATGTCACTCAGCTTGCTTTTTGATTTTTGCGGGATCAAAAAGACGATTTGCGGAACCTAGTGCTAAACTAGGTGTTCACTGGGCTTCAGTCAACGGCGACTGGAAGCCAGGTGTTAGTGCAACAGGTAAAATGATCGAAGAGTTCATGCGATGGGGTGTGCCAGAAAGTGTTGTTGATAAATTAATATTTACCGGCGAAGAAATTAAATTATTAAATAGGTTTGAAATTAGGCTTATGTCGAACGATGCAAGTAGACATCATTTCGATAATTAA